NNNNNNNNNNNNNNNNNNNNNNNNNNNNNNNNNNNNNNNNNNNNNNNNNNNNNNNNNNNNNNNNNNNNNNNNNNNNNNNNNNNNNNNNNNNNNNNNNNNNNNNNNNNNNNNNNNNNNNNNNNNNNNNNNNNNNNNNNNNNNNNNNNNNNNNNNNNNNNNNNNNNNNNNNNGGAGCCCCGGGGTGCTGGAGAAGGACGGCCTCTACAGCTGGAGCAGCACCCTGAGGCTCCCTGCAGACCAGTGGAGGAAGGTGGGCTCTGTGAGCTGTGAGGCCACCCAGGGCTCCCAGACTCCCCTCACAGAGACCCTGAGGAGGGACCAGTGCTCCCAGGACTGAGCTGACTCACTGAAGTTTTGATGCTGGTTTTCCTCTGTTGCTGTTCTTGTTTTGCAGGTCTTTCCCTCttgctgagtttgtttttttttaatcatgtttgcCTCAAAGTGTTGATTGTTATTGCTGTTATTGCtatgcaaaacaataaatatttactcaTCAATTTTCTGTCATTGTGGACTTTTATAACAGGCCAGAAAATTACTGGTTTTATATAATATACAGTCTATCATTTATTACAGCGGTTCTCAACCGGTCTGGCTTCAGGATTTTCTGTCAACTTTTAAGGACAAGTTGTGACCCAAATCAAGGAAAATTCTCAGCTTCTCAAATATATCGAATAAAAAGATGATGAATTTTGAacctgagaaaacagaaaaaagttttatgAGAAACCAAAATGACAAGAAAGTGTTGATGCGAGAGAGGGAAATCTTCCTCTTTACACTCAGTTATCTGCTTTATAATTCAAAACAGAACTCTTCAGTTTGATAACTTTTTTCACAGACTCAACAGTGCTTTCATGCACAAATATGagtgaaatgtttcaaatgGATTTAAATATGTTGCTTTAGTTAAGTACACATCAACTGAATATAAATGATTCAGTCTCTTATTCAAGCATTAACCAGAAGGCTGATAGAACAATGActgttttcttcacattttttatcCAGACAGAGACCTGAGAACCACTTTCAGGTCCTGACCCACCATCTGAAAATCACCCATTTATTATGATTAAATCaaatggtttttgtttcatataccttttatgactttaaattttttttatcagattttacacagtaaaactgaagtggaataacatttgttttaacacCACATAAAGTTGGCAtctattttaatttacattctaaacaaattaatttacaaaaaaaaacaaagttcaattAGACAGTGTCTCTTTTGGACTTTTTCAGGTCATTACTggaaagagaatatttgaaacaGCTGGAACTTTATCAAGTATTTTACTCACTGACTCTAAAAGCACAGGGTTTCGACATTAAAGACAGGAAGGACACATCCTGTACATACATGACCAatatcattttactttttatgacCTACATGTGGGAGCAGATTAGGTTAGATTAGTTATAAGTTTATGAAGTTGACAAGCATAGAGTTAGTCTGGATTtgaaaaactttctgaaaaattGTTTTGCTTCTTACTTAATGagttttttgtgtctttatcttagatcatttctaaaaaaagttactttagtttatttttatgtttctgacaTATTCATCACatataaaataatgttgtgaatgtatgtttttttaatacccTTTTCAAATAtcaaatagaataaaatagagattaattattttagtgttttggtcTCAGTGCAGCTGTTGAGTCAGATCAGTTCCTCTCCAGCTGAGGGAGGTTTTTGTACGACGTTGTATCACTGTGTGAACGGTGAGCTGTAACCCTGCTGACAGTAATAAACTCCTGAATCTTCAGCCTGAACTCCACTGATGGTCAGACTGTAGTCACTTCCTGATCCACTTCCAATGAAACGATCTGAAACTCCAGACTGACGTGTTGTAGAGTAATAAATCAGGAGTTTAGGAGCTGTTCCAGGTTTCTGAAGGTACCAGGCCATAAAGCTACTAACCCTTGTACTGGTTTTACATTTCATGGAAACAGTCTGTCCTGAAGCAACAGACTGAGCTCCAGGAGTCTGAGTCACAACAATATCTGCTGAtgaacctgaaaaacaaaacaaactgagtctagaataaaaacaaaaaaataataaatttagcttgaagaaaaatgacaatgttctttagCACTGAGAACTGATGAAGCAGGATCAGTGCAGCTTGTTTCACTGTTTCTCCATCATTACTGAACATCATTTGATGACCGCAGTTGCATATTTGAACAAAGTTCTCAGCAGAGAGTCTCACATGAAGGGCTGcacagaggtagcatgactgccattaggtaccgagatgagatccttagaccccttgtgagaccatatgctggtgctgtggccctgggttcctcctcatgcaggacaatgctagacctcatgtggctggagtgtgtcagcagttcctgcgagatgaaggcattgaagctatggactggctCACTCATTCCCCAGACCTGAAaccgattgagcacatctgggacatcatgtctcgctccatccatcaacgtcacgttgcaccacagactgtccaggagttggcggatgctttagtccaggtctgggaggagatccctcaggagaccattcGACatctcatcaggagcatgcccaggcgttgcagggaggtcatacaggcatgTGGAGGCCACACAGAaaactgagcctcattttgatgtgttttaaggacattgcatcaaagttggatcagcctgtagtcTGTTTTTCCAATTTAATTTTGTGAATCACTCCAAATCAAGGCCTCcattgatttccattgatgatttttgtgtgattttgttgtcagcacattcaactttgtaataaacaaagtatttaatgataatatttcattcattcagatcgaggatgtgttatttgagtgttccctttattttttgagcagtgtatctactttttccttttgtgtgtcTACAGTGAATTACtccgcagcagcagctgtcagctcagtttctgttctCTTtgactgaaggaggtttttgtACGACTGGTTTTCACTGTGTGAACATACGCTGACTGTTGATGTAGAATTCCCCCTTACAGTAATAAACTGCAGCATCTTCAGCCTGAACTCCACTGATGGTCAAAGTGAAGTCAGTGTTTCGTCCACTGCCTGAAAAACGATCTGGAATCCCTGAAACTTTCTGATTACGATAGTTAATGATCAACTTGGGAGGCTGTCTATCTTTCTGTTGATACCAGAATAGGTCTTCTCCATCATCTACCCTGTGACTGGTCGTACATCTGATGGTGACGGATCCTCCAACAGCAGAGCTCACTGCTGCAGGCTGCTGAGTCACTGAGACCTGTCCTCTGGACtctgaggacacagagacagaaacataaagCAGCTTCATTTCAGAGGGACAGATGTTCACAGAGGAGAGGAGTTTGATTCTCTGGACTTTAcctgtgaagcagcagcagaggagagtCCAGATGAGGACGCAGGTCAGAGTCATGTTTTTGATGAGGAGGATTTCTGTGTCTTCTGTTGTCATGAAGGACAGCTGTCAGTCATCCAGGGTTCAACTCTCAGGACTATAAACTCTCCCAGAGCACTGGAGCATGGAGCTGCTGATGCAAAGAGGCTCTCTATGGAAATCTTCTGACTCCAACTGGATGTTGGATCAATATGATGATGCTGTTTAATGTATCAGTGNTCAACTCTCAGGACTATAAACTCTCCCAGAGCACTGGAGCATGGAGCTGCTGATGCAAAGAGGCTCTCTATGGAAATCTTCACACTCCAACTGGgatcaaaatgaagaaaatagtGCTTTCATTCATCAGAATATaagttttaagaaataaaaataacttgatcatttttaacattttacacaaattaGTACTGCTAAcccttgttttaattattatagtTTGATAAATTTTCCATTCAGCAGTTTGGCTCATTTCATTGTGTATACTgcacttttctctgcagctgttttctctACATTGATACTTCATTGATTATATCTGTGATCTTCAGTATTTTATCTAAAGATACTGTGACACATGGAAGACCAAGGATCAAATGCTGATGTTCCAGTTGGAGTCCAACATCAGCATCTTTTTTTGAGTTTATGACAGTATGTTTGCTATAAACTGACATGCTGGATTAATTTATTGTACAATCAGAGAAAACCTTGTCCCGTAATCAGATCAAGGAGTATCCATCTATGTGAGAAACTTTATGTCAATAAAAAAGGCTAATAAACACATTTGCACCTATGTGactgactgaaaatgaaaaaaatagcaataatcTAAATGCACTGTACACTTGCCTTTTACACTTTTATATATAGTGACAAAGTTacacaaacagcagattttttCACAgactttgtttgtgttgaagtcAGAGAGCCGTGTCTCTCTGCAGTCAGAGGTTTTTGTACGACGGTTCAGTCAGTTTGTATCACTGTGGTGGACTTTTGGTGGAGGAACCAGACTGGATGTTGGAAGTAAGTTTATTCCATattatatttaaactgaaattatatTAGAGTCgttaaaatgtatatatatgatCTGTTGGGTGtagaaaatgatttatttgtttttattacttgatTTATGCCACACATTCTAAATAATTCATGAGAAAAAGATCTCAGAGTGATGGTACAGGTGAAGGAGAAGTTAAACACTTTTATGTGTGTAGTTGagaaaatatacttttttctAAGAATAGTTATTAATAGGGTAATACCATAACTACAGCTGAAATAATATTAAATCTTAAACTTTATAGGGACAGGACAAGAACAGTAATTATACTCTGATCAACTTGTTCTGATAGTTTGTACAGAATTTCAGATTGTCTGAAGAAATTTCTTCATAATAAAGTTAATCTAAAACTGTTTGCTGTAGTTtagagaaatgttttatttcaaaggtcagatgaaaacatttcaggacAGGTTGTACAGTAATTGTCTCTGAGCTGATTTCCATCAGTGGTTTCTTGAAGGGAAGTGAAACATTGTGTGAGTNNNNNNNNNNNNNNNNNNNNNNNNNNNNNNNNNNNNNNNNNNNNNNNNNNNNNNNNNNNNNNNNNNNNNNNNNNNNNNNNNNNNNNNNNNNNNNNNNNNNCCAGGGCTCCCAGACTCCCCTCACAGAGACCCTGAGGAGGGACCAGTGCTCCCAGGACTGAGCTGACTCCCTCCCTCTGATACGAGCTTTACTCTCTTACTGCTCTatttcattttgcttctgctctCATTGTACTCTCCTCTAGACTTCCTTTCTTATTTTGTGTCCTTCTGTCATTAATGTTTAGTAGGTATAAGCAAAGTTTATAtttcagtatttccacataataaagacattttcattCAAGTCACCTTTGTctttagtgtattttttaacaacaatatCTCtaataaactatattttattattttcaattatctgtttcttcaaatcaaataaaacagtcaaTTTCCAATGTGAACACTGTAGTGAATCCTTTGAGAAActaaattgaaataaatgtaaaataaactagggtttttttgtttgatttttgcaaaTAGTAAGTAATCATAGGCAGCTAAATTTGCcattttatgtacttttttcAAGTCAAATACaattaatattatattatattatattatattatattatattatattatattatattatattatattatattatattatatttaacaTCACATAACATATTAAGCTAACCAATGTGGCAAACATGTAAACATTCAGCGGAACTGTTGCTGTTGGTAATTCGTAGTTTCCTCCGGACGTGATTTTCCGTCGGACCGCAGTAGcttctttttactttcttttgttCCAGTTatgtttaaatacaaacaaatgttaTCAGCGACGCTTCAACTGTTTAGCTTCATTATATTTGACATTTATTGTATCCACGCCTTCTTGTCTTTTCTAATACCAACAATATTAActgtttgaacatttaaacGACGACGGGGTGAAAAATTAAAGAAGTCAAACGATGTCCGCAGATCGGCTGATGTTCCCGTCTGTCCCTGCCGGCTCGGTGGGGGCTGTCGGAGCTGTGGAGCCTTTTAGCAGCTCGCTGTCAGAGATGGAGACTCTGCGGATGTTCCTGAACGAGCGGCTGGCAGCAGCAGTAGAAGACATCCTGGGTGTGTTCGGGGAAACGGTGGCCCGGTACCGGGAGCAGATCGACCGCCAGCAGCGGGAGCTGGAGAGCCTCAGGTCCAGGGAGGTCGAGTGGAGTCGGGCTACAGGTCGGTTTGAGCCAGCTGAGCTAGTATTTCAGCaagtaaaagtaccaaaaacaacaataaacaaatgattTATGTCTTTGAAGAGTTGGTTATGGTTTATTTTAACCCTGAGCACCAAAAACACACGTGTGTTGATGATTGGAGTACTGCAACAAGTACctcattgtttttctgtaacataTTGACCAAAAGTACTTCCTGACAGATTTAGCAAATCATGGTACAAATCCctaagattgttttaaaataaaactttatgtgGTGTGTTTGAAAGCATACAATAAAGTTAATCAAACAAGAGAAAGGGAAAACTCAGGTAACATTAATTCATCTGATGAAGTCCTGTACATCAGTGGCTCACAAACCTCAACTTCTGACTCACAACACAAAGTTTGTGAGCTCAGCTATTGCTAATAGAAGTGTACAAACATAGCTTATAAGTCATTTAACCACTTTTACTTATGAcaactgttttttattcaaatgccTCAAAATATGGGAGGTTCAGCAATAAGGTACCTGCTGACAACATGTCTTCATACACTTTCAGGCAGTGATGCACAATTTTAAACAACTCTTTCTGTTGGTTATATGTCTCCCTTTAGAGCCTCAGCATGACTCATCCTGGATAAAAATGTATTCTGAACACCAGAGCCCTGAGGTCCCGCTGATCCAGACCGATGGGGTTGATAAGAAAGATGTCGACACCTTGGCTGATCAGATTAAAATGGAAGGTGGCGGTGACGACTGTGAAGAGTCAAAAATACACAATCGGTATGACTCAGCAGCAGATCCAGAGGCAGGCAGAGATAGCCAACTTCAAGCTGAGGATTCGGACACTGAGGAAAGTGAAGATGGCTGGAGAGAGGCTGCGAGACTCTGGAACCAAGAAGAGACAGAAGACGCCAAAGATCAGAGTTCAGGTGCAGAGTTAAAGACTGGTGATCTGCAACAGGAGGAAAGACAACTTCCTCATATGTTCAGCTGCAAAGTTTGTGGCGAGTCCTTCCACAAGATGAGTATCCTGCTCTCCCACGCTTCAGCACATCTGGGGGACTGTGGCGTGTGTGGAAAGCAGCTGGAGCCCACAGAAAGCCTGAAGCTTCACCTGAAAGTTCACAGAGAAACCTTGTTCCGCTGCAGCATCTGCGGGCAGACTTTCACCCTTCGCGGGAACCTCGGGATTCACATGAGGATCCATTCTGGTGAGCGGCCATTCAGCTGCACCGTCTGCGGCAAGAGCTTCGGCAGAAGGGCGACCCTGGTTAGGCACGTCCGCAGCCACACGGGCGAGAAGCCGTTCGCCTGCATGTACTGTGGCCACAGCTTCACGGAGAAGGGCAACCTGACGGTCCATTTACGGACGCACACCGGCGAGAGACCATACAGCTGCTCCCTCTGCAGCCGCAGGTTCAGCCAGCTGTCCAGCTTCTATAAACACCCGTGTCAGAAGAACGGCCTCATGTGTGTCCCCGTCAATGTCACCTGACATTGATGGGGACACACATGAACCCCCACCCCGACGCCCACCGCTGtgaaacacagcaaaacaaacaaataataaaacccaATAAAACAATATCTTAGTCCTGATGTGAAGTCACATTTTAAACTTCCagtgtgggattttttttgcttttggaaaGGTTTATAAGATTTTGCTGGAATTTTATCAGAAATTACTCAAAAACAATGGCTTGCCTTCCTAAATAGGCATGTTTATGAGCAGTGAATAATATCCAGCTGTTTTTCTGACAATCAAATGAGCATTTTCACTAATTGCTCAACATACTACAGTACCCTTAAGttaagcaataaaataaaatcagccttttgcttttagAGCAAAATGTATCATCTTTGTAgcttttgtagcttttttaaaaacaccaaagctGGTCAAATTAAAAGTAAGCTGCGTTataatattttctttgtaaagttttaagcTCTGCGGTTAGATGTACTAAAATTCACCCTTGGAGTGAGCTGAG
The DNA window shown above is from Kryptolebias marmoratus isolate JLee-2015 linkage group LG5, ASM164957v2, whole genome shotgun sequence and carries:
- the LOC108243876 gene encoding zinc finger protein 32; the protein is MSADRLMFPSVPAGSVGAVGAVEPFSSSLSEMETLRMFLNERLAAAVEDILGVFGETVARYREQIDRQQRELESLRSREVEWSRATEPQHDSSWIKMYSEHQSPEVPLIQTDGVDKKDVDTLADQIKMEGGGDDCEESKIHNRYDSAADPEAGRDSQLQAEDSDTEESEDGWREAARLWNQEETEDAKDQSSGAELKTGDLQQEERQLPHMFSCKVCGESFHKMSILLSHASAHLGDCGVCGKQLEPTESLKLHLKVHRETLFRCSICGQTFTLRGNLGIHMRIHSGERPFSCTVCGKSFGRRATLVRHVRSHTGEKPFACMYCGHSFTEKGNLTVHLRTHTGERPYSCSLCSRRFSQLSSFYKHPCQKNGLMCVPVNVT